The Arthrobacter russicus genome has a segment encoding these proteins:
- a CDS encoding right-handed parallel beta-helix repeat-containing protein, whose protein sequence is MAFALRATSTAVLSMGLAVGLVAGPAIAAPAIAAPAAAASAVVGDQYFVDCSAAASGNGRSTQSPFNSLDSVNALLLAPGATVSLKRGSSCRGTLAPQGSGTAESPISIGAYGPGSARPVIDGNGATDTVLLKNIQGIEIRDLEVTNAKLPASKRRGVFVNLENFGTANHVVVQNLYVHDIAGDDSKDTNGSGGILASVTGTAKPSNFDDLRILGNTVDTVDRSGISAVASVWAERAAVGSSTISYPWTPSTGVVISGNTVKNTGGDGIVAQTAKNALIERNTVAGFQKRSAGYNAGIWPWNSDGTVFRYNEASGGQTTRDGMAFDVDQGTDGTVFEYNYSHDNAGGFFLLCNATGVVKNAVIRYNISQNDSYRGFENCSGGIESASIYNNTIYIGPGISQTVINENNGNARNVVFRNNLVLKEGSGSASFKLASGSKYVLGNNAVFNVASVPANPGGIGADPRLMGRGTGSSIQALDGYRLHDSSPALAAGAVIPDNGGQDAFGNPVAADTAPNIGADNGAGVAGPAPAPVLANSAPSLANPGFESGSLSPWAASRASISSAARSGAYALSLNATASKFATAEQTVSGMTPGMKYRLTAWIASDGQPTVLGMKNNGNQQSSSSSSTGWTQVSVDFTANGSSATAFCYRPTAGTARCDDFSISPL, encoded by the coding sequence ATGGCTTTCGCACTGCGCGCTACCAGCACCGCCGTCCTTTCCATGGGCCTGGCCGTCGGGCTGGTCGCCGGGCCGGCGATCGCGGCACCGGCGATCGCGGCACCGGCGGCCGCGGCTTCGGCCGTCGTCGGCGACCAGTACTTCGTCGACTGTTCCGCGGCCGCGTCCGGTAATGGCCGCAGCACGCAGTCTCCGTTCAACTCGCTGGACTCGGTCAATGCGCTGCTGCTCGCCCCCGGAGCCACCGTGTCGCTCAAACGGGGCAGCAGTTGCCGGGGCACTCTGGCCCCACAGGGTTCAGGAACCGCGGAGTCTCCGATTTCGATCGGCGCTTACGGCCCCGGCAGCGCCCGGCCGGTGATCGACGGCAATGGCGCCACCGACACCGTGCTGTTGAAGAACATCCAGGGCATCGAAATCCGGGACCTCGAAGTCACGAATGCGAAGCTGCCGGCCAGCAAGCGACGCGGGGTCTTCGTCAATCTGGAGAACTTCGGCACGGCCAACCACGTCGTGGTCCAAAACCTCTACGTGCATGACATCGCCGGCGACGACAGCAAGGACACCAACGGCAGCGGCGGGATCCTGGCCAGCGTGACCGGCACCGCCAAACCCAGCAATTTCGATGATTTGCGGATCCTCGGCAACACCGTGGACACAGTGGACCGCAGCGGCATCAGCGCGGTCGCCTCGGTCTGGGCGGAACGGGCCGCGGTCGGCAGCAGCACGATCAGCTATCCCTGGACGCCGAGCACCGGTGTGGTGATCAGCGGCAATACGGTCAAGAACACCGGTGGCGACGGCATCGTCGCGCAAACCGCGAAGAATGCGCTGATCGAGCGCAATACCGTGGCCGGCTTCCAGAAACGCTCGGCCGGCTACAACGCCGGGATCTGGCCCTGGAATTCCGATGGCACGGTGTTCCGGTACAACGAAGCCTCCGGTGGGCAGACCACCCGGGACGGCATGGCCTTCGACGTCGACCAGGGCACCGACGGGACGGTTTTCGAGTACAACTACAGCCACGACAATGCCGGCGGCTTTTTCCTGCTCTGCAACGCGACCGGCGTGGTGAAGAACGCAGTGATCCGTTACAACATCAGCCAGAACGACAGCTACCGCGGCTTCGAGAACTGTAGCGGCGGGATCGAAAGTGCCAGCATTTACAACAACACCATCTACATCGGCCCCGGGATCTCGCAGACCGTGATCAATGAGAACAACGGAAACGCCCGGAACGTCGTTTTCCGGAACAATCTGGTGCTCAAAGAGGGCAGCGGCAGCGCCAGCTTCAAGCTGGCCTCCGGAAGCAAATACGTGCTCGGCAACAACGCCGTGTTCAACGTCGCTTCCGTGCCGGCCAATCCGGGCGGCATCGGCGCGGATCCGCGGCTGATGGGCCGCGGCACCGGGAGTTCGATCCAGGCTCTGGACGGCTATCGGCTGCACGACAGTTCACCTGCGCTGGCTGCCGGGGCGGTGATTCCGGACAACGGCGGACAGGACGCCTTCGGCAATCCGGTGGCCGCGGATACCGCGCCCAATATCGGCGCCGACAATGGAGCCGGGGTGGCCGGCCCCGCTCCGGCCCCGGTGCTGGCCAACAGCGCGCCTTCCCTGGCCAACCCGGGCTTCGAAAGCGGCAGCCTGTCGCCCTGGGCCGCGAGCCGGGCCAGCATCAGCAGCGCGGCGCGCAGCGGGGCTTACGCGCTCAGCCTCAACGCCACCGCCTCGAAATTCGCCACGGCCGAACAAACTGTGAGCGGGATGACGCCCGGGATGAAATACCGGTTGACCGCCTGGATCGCCTCCGACGGCCAGCCGACCGTGTTGGGCATGAAGAACAACGGAAACCAGCAGAGTTCATCCTCCAGCAGCACCGGTTGGACCCAGGTCTCGGTCGATTTCACCGCGAACGGCAGCAGCGCCACGGCGTTCTGCTACCGGCCCACGGCAGGCACCGCCCGATGCGATGATTTCTCGATCAGTCCGCTCTGA
- a CDS encoding SDR family oxidoreductase: MTERTLTGKTAVVAAGAKNLGGLISRQLADLGANVVVHYHSAGSEAAARETLAAIQQAGAAGLVVDGDLSKPADVEQLFSQAKTAFGGIDIAVNTAGMVLRKPIVEISEAEYDAMFDVNAKAAFFFIKEAAKQLNDGGRIVTIVTSLLAAFTDGYSTYAGAKAPVEHFTRAAAKELAGRKISVNNIAPGPMDTPFFYGQETPERVAFHKSQAMGDDLTKIEQIAPIVTFLATDGGWITGQTLFANGGYTTR, from the coding sequence ATGACTGAACGAACTTTGACCGGAAAAACCGCAGTGGTCGCGGCTGGGGCGAAAAACCTCGGCGGGCTGATCAGCCGCCAATTGGCAGATCTGGGTGCCAATGTCGTGGTGCATTACCACTCGGCCGGCAGCGAAGCCGCCGCCCGGGAAACCCTCGCCGCGATCCAGCAGGCCGGCGCGGCAGGCCTCGTCGTGGACGGCGATTTGAGTAAACCGGCCGATGTCGAACAGCTTTTCAGTCAGGCCAAAACCGCCTTCGGCGGCATCGACATCGCGGTGAACACCGCGGGCATGGTGCTGCGCAAACCGATCGTGGAGATCAGCGAAGCCGAATACGACGCGATGTTCGACGTCAACGCCAAGGCGGCGTTCTTCTTCATCAAGGAGGCTGCCAAGCAGCTCAACGACGGCGGCCGGATCGTGACCATCGTGACCTCGTTGCTCGCGGCGTTCACCGACGGCTACTCGACCTATGCCGGGGCGAAGGCTCCGGTGGAGCATTTCACCCGCGCCGCGGCCAAGGAATTGGCCGGCCGGAAGATCTCGGTCAACAACATCGCCCCCGGCCCGATGGACACTCCGTTCTTTTACGGGCAGGAGACTCCGGAGCGGGTGGCTTTCCACAAATCGCAGGCCATGGGCGACGATTTGACCAAAATCGAGCAGATCGCGCCGATCGTGACCTTCCTGGCCACGGACGGCGGCTGGATCACCGGCCAAACCCTCTTCGCCAACGGCGGTTACACCACCCGGTGA
- a CDS encoding M20/M25/M40 family metallo-hydrolase — protein MFIFMGVPGLAELLISVPQAARSVESLIGELKVLVHAESPSRDHLLLERCAGLISALGEVNLGISPQIEIDEGVPRILFDFGAHPQGRGVLILCHYDTVWEQGAWRQDLFSNDAGVIRGPGAFDMKAGILQGFRALRLLREAGQSLAGVRVLVTGDEEVGSGTSRGPIEALAKGMDAVLVLEASADGGTLKTARKGISIYRLEIQGLASHTGLDLDKGVNATVEAAHQVLAVSALADPVAGTSVTPTVLRSGTTTNTVPARALLDLDVRAWTVPELERVDAALRALLPNLPGIRLRLDGGINRPPLEPAASAGLYALSQEVAAGLAIDPPGSAAVGGASDGNFTAGIGVPTLDGLGAVGGGAHSTEEYMLVGAIAERTALLAGIVQRILQGDFER, from the coding sequence ATGTTCATTTTCATGGGGGTGCCAGGCTTGGCAGAACTGCTGATTTCCGTACCGCAGGCCGCTCGGTCAGTCGAATCGCTGATCGGCGAACTCAAAGTGCTGGTGCACGCCGAGTCGCCGAGCCGGGACCACCTTTTGCTGGAACGTTGCGCCGGTTTGATTTCCGCCCTGGGCGAGGTCAACCTGGGGATCTCACCGCAGATCGAGATTGATGAAGGCGTGCCCCGGATCCTGTTCGACTTCGGCGCGCACCCGCAGGGGCGCGGCGTGCTGATCCTGTGCCACTACGACACGGTGTGGGAGCAAGGCGCCTGGCGGCAGGACTTGTTCAGCAACGATGCCGGGGTGATCCGGGGTCCCGGGGCTTTCGATATGAAGGCCGGGATCCTGCAGGGTTTCCGGGCGCTGCGGCTGTTGCGCGAGGCCGGCCAATCGCTGGCCGGCGTCCGGGTCCTGGTGACCGGGGACGAAGAGGTCGGCTCCGGGACCTCGCGCGGACCGATCGAGGCGCTGGCCAAGGGCATGGACGCGGTTCTGGTGCTCGAAGCTTCCGCCGATGGCGGAACGCTCAAAACCGCCAGAAAAGGCATTTCGATCTACCGCCTGGAAATTCAGGGCCTGGCCTCGCATACCGGGTTGGACCTGGACAAGGGGGTCAATGCCACGGTCGAAGCAGCACATCAGGTGTTGGCCGTGAGCGCCTTGGCGGATCCGGTTGCGGGGACCTCGGTGACGCCGACGGTTCTGCGTTCCGGGACCACCACCAATACTGTCCCGGCCCGGGCCTTGCTCGATCTGGATGTGCGGGCCTGGACGGTTCCGGAGCTGGAACGGGTGGATGCCGCACTGCGCGCTTTGCTGCCGAACCTGCCCGGCATCCGGCTACGGCTCGACGGCGGAATCAACCGGCCCCCGCTGGAACCCGCGGCATCGGCGGGACTCTACGCGCTCAGCCAGGAAGTCGCTGCGGGACTGGCCATCGATCCGCCCGGGTCCGCCGCGGTGGGCGGTGCTTCGGACGGCAATTTCACCGCCGGGATCGGAGTGCCGACCCTGGACGGCCTGGGTGCGGTGGGCGGCGGGGCTCACTCGACCGAGGAATACATGCTGGTCGGTGCGATCGCCGAACGCACCGCGCTGCTCGCCGGCATCGTGCAGCGGATCCTGCAGGGCGACTTCGAGCGCTGA
- a CDS encoding glycine C-acetyltransferase, with protein sequence MYSSIKDQLAGELDEIRAAGLFKTERKIASAQSSHIQAGPLDGSAAAGSIKSVLNFCANNYLGLADHPDLIAAAKQALDQRGFGMASVRFICGTQDLHLELEQRMSAFLGTEDTILFSSCFDANGGVFESLFGPEDAIISDALNHASIIDGIRLSKAARYRYANQDMADLEAKLIEAGQQVRPDGGTGARRTIIVTDGVFSMDGYLAPLAEICDLADEYGALVMVDDSHAVGFMGDSGAGTPEHAGVSDRVDIYTGTFGKALGGASGGYVSGRGEIVAMLRQKARPYLFSNSLAPAIVAATLTALELVQNSAQLRERLFENAALFRRRMTEEGFELLDGEHAIIPVMFGDAALAAQIADAMLAHGVYVTAFSFPVVPRGAARIRVQLSASHSAADVEACVQAFIASREAVGTSLG encoded by the coding sequence ATGTATTCAAGCATCAAAGACCAGTTGGCCGGCGAGCTCGACGAGATTCGCGCGGCCGGCTTGTTCAAGACCGAGCGCAAAATCGCCTCGGCGCAGAGTTCGCACATCCAAGCCGGTCCGTTGGACGGCAGCGCGGCCGCGGGCAGCATCAAATCCGTGCTGAACTTCTGTGCCAACAACTACTTGGGCCTGGCCGATCACCCGGACCTGATCGCGGCGGCGAAGCAGGCACTGGATCAGCGCGGATTCGGCATGGCCAGCGTCCGCTTCATCTGCGGCACCCAGGACTTGCACTTGGAACTCGAGCAGCGGATGTCCGCCTTTTTGGGCACTGAAGACACGATCTTGTTCTCCTCGTGTTTCGACGCCAACGGCGGGGTTTTCGAGTCGTTGTTCGGACCGGAGGACGCGATCATTTCGGACGCGCTCAACCACGCCTCGATCATCGACGGCATCCGGCTTTCCAAGGCAGCCCGCTACCGTTATGCGAACCAGGACATGGCGGATCTGGAGGCGAAATTGATCGAGGCCGGCCAGCAAGTCCGGCCGGACGGCGGCACCGGGGCCCGGCGCACGATCATCGTCACCGACGGCGTGTTCTCGATGGACGGCTATCTGGCGCCGCTTGCCGAAATCTGCGACTTGGCCGACGAATACGGCGCCTTGGTGATGGTCGACGATTCGCATGCGGTCGGTTTCATGGGCGACAGCGGAGCCGGAACCCCGGAACATGCCGGAGTTTCGGACCGGGTGGACATCTACACCGGGACGTTCGGCAAAGCGCTCGGCGGAGCCTCCGGCGGCTATGTTTCCGGGCGCGGCGAAATCGTGGCGATGCTGCGGCAGAAGGCCCGGCCGTACCTGTTCTCGAACTCGCTGGCGCCGGCCATCGTCGCCGCCACGCTGACCGCGTTGGAGTTGGTGCAGAACTCGGCGCAACTGCGCGAGCGGCTTTTCGAAAACGCCGCATTGTTCCGCCGTCGGATGACCGAGGAGGGCTTCGAACTGCTCGACGGCGAGCACGCGATCATTCCGGTGATGTTCGGCGACGCCGCGCTGGCGGCGCAGATCGCTGACGCGATGCTGGCGCACGGCGTCTATGTCACCGCTTTCAGCTTCCCGGTGGTGCCACGCGGCGCGGCGCGGATCCGGGTGCAGCTTTCCGCATCGCATTCGGCGGCGGATGTCGAAGCCTGTGTGCAGGCGTTCATCGCCAGCCGGGAGGCTGTCGGAACCAGCTTGGGCTGA
- the tdh gene encoding L-threonine 3-dehydrogenase, which produces MKALFKPGPQAGFELVERPEPETGEFDVKIKVMTTGICGTDLHILAWDAWAASTINAPLIAGHEFYGEVVEVGGEVKDVKVGDRVSGEGHIVCGTCRNCRAGRRQMCIRTQSVGVQRDGAFAEYVVIPETNVWVHHDESITPELGAVFDPFGNATHTALAFPVLGEDVLITGAGPIGLMAIAVARHAGARKIAITDVSLPRLELARKLGVDLAVDVSSMRVKDAQAALGMREGFDVGLEMSGHPTALPEMIGNMNHGGRIAMLGLPAAPIDIDWAKVVTHMLTLKGIYGREMYETWYAMSAMLASNPVLREGISSIITDVLPATEWEAGFAEAKSGVGGKVVLDWTVF; this is translated from the coding sequence ATGAAAGCATTGTTCAAGCCGGGCCCGCAGGCCGGATTCGAGCTCGTGGAACGTCCGGAACCGGAGACCGGCGAGTTCGATGTGAAGATCAAGGTGATGACCACCGGTATTTGCGGTACCGATCTGCACATTCTGGCCTGGGACGCCTGGGCGGCGTCCACGATCAACGCGCCGTTGATCGCCGGGCACGAATTCTACGGCGAAGTGGTCGAGGTCGGCGGTGAAGTCAAAGACGTCAAAGTCGGCGACCGGGTCTCCGGCGAAGGCCACATCGTGTGCGGTACTTGCCGGAACTGCCGCGCGGGGCGGCGCCAGATGTGCATCCGGACGCAGAGCGTCGGCGTGCAGCGCGACGGTGCGTTTGCCGAATACGTGGTGATTCCGGAAACCAATGTCTGGGTGCACCACGATGAATCGATCACCCCGGAGCTCGGCGCGGTCTTCGACCCGTTCGGCAATGCGACGCACACCGCCTTGGCTTTCCCGGTGCTCGGCGAGGATGTGCTGATCACCGGCGCCGGGCCGATCGGCCTGATGGCGATCGCCGTCGCCCGGCATGCCGGAGCCCGGAAGATCGCGATCACGGATGTCTCCCTGCCGCGTCTGGAACTCGCCCGCAAACTCGGTGTGGACCTCGCCGTCGATGTCTCCAGCATGCGGGTCAAAGACGCCCAGGCTGCATTGGGCATGCGGGAGGGGTTCGACGTCGGACTGGAGATGTCCGGCCACCCGACCGCCTTGCCGGAAATGATCGGGAACATGAACCACGGCGGACGGATCGCGATGCTGGGCCTGCCCGCTGCGCCGATCGACATCGATTGGGCCAAGGTCGTGACCCATATGCTCACGCTCAAGGGCATCTACGGGCGCGAAATGTATGAGACCTGGTACGCGATGAGTGCGATGCTCGCCTCGAACCCGGTGCTGCGCGAGGGCATATCCTCGATCATCACGGATGTACTGCCGGCGACCGAGTGGGAAGCCGGATTCGCCGAAGCCAAGTCCGGCGTCGGTGGCAAAGTTGTGCTCGACTGGACAGTTTTCTAG
- a CDS encoding TetR/AcrR family transcriptional regulator has product MKQHAESPTKQRLLDAAAELVSGSPNQDVPIRAICERAGVQLPTLYHYFGSKDGLMDALVSFAFESYLNAKSDQPRLADPIEVLRRGWDNHVEFGLQNPQLYALMYGRTHPGGRPSAAREVERLLLLRTQEAFAAGRLKVHAELAAAQILSTNIGVTLALITEATELPDLRVSESVRDLLLGAISRAADPEAADAAQPWRSVIAKEAADLAAALEIAQPEQLPLHPRETALLRHWLQELG; this is encoded by the coding sequence GTGAAACAGCATGCTGAAAGCCCGACCAAACAACGGTTGCTCGACGCCGCGGCGGAGCTGGTCAGCGGCTCGCCCAACCAAGACGTCCCAATCCGCGCGATTTGCGAACGCGCGGGCGTGCAGCTGCCGACGCTGTACCACTATTTCGGCAGCAAGGACGGGCTGATGGACGCCCTGGTGAGCTTCGCTTTCGAAAGCTATCTGAACGCGAAATCGGACCAGCCGCGACTGGCGGACCCGATCGAGGTGTTGCGCCGCGGCTGGGACAACCACGTGGAGTTCGGCTTGCAGAACCCGCAGCTCTACGCGCTCATGTACGGCCGGACGCACCCGGGCGGGCGGCCGAGCGCCGCGCGCGAGGTGGAGCGGTTGCTCCTGCTGCGCACCCAGGAAGCCTTTGCCGCGGGGCGGCTGAAGGTGCACGCGGAACTCGCCGCGGCGCAGATCCTCTCCACCAATATCGGCGTCACCTTGGCTCTGATCACCGAGGCTACCGAGCTTCCGGACCTGCGGGTTTCGGAAAGCGTCCGGGACTTGCTGCTCGGCGCCATCTCCAGAGCCGCTGATCCCGAAGCCGCCGATGCTGCTCAGCCGTGGCGGTCGGTCATCGCGAAAGAAGCCGCGGATTTGGCCGCAGCACTGGAAATCGCCCAGCCGGAGCAGCTTCCATTGCATCCGCGTGAGACCGCATTGCTGCGGCATTGGCTGCAGGAACTGGGCTGA
- a CDS encoding LysR family transcriptional regulator, which translates to MEIHQLQLLRELGELGSVTAVAETLKVTPSAVSQQLAQLQRGIDVPLTRKEGRTLVLTEAGKVLAEAGGKVIQAMAQAEAAIGEHLEDPRGTVSVCAFHSAGQTLFGPLIEKLKAGHGPSLALADEDVSEHDFPALTGRYDLVLAHRMSHSGQWDSSGVTATTLAEEPFDVVLPTGHPLAGRAALRPQDLAGERWATSRAGYSPADVLNAISMVTSAEPQVAHRVNDYSTVASIVAGGGVLGLLPRYLATAALPPGVLLKPLDGIRTRRKIDLLSRPENLARQSVRAVADALHAVVSELVAAH; encoded by the coding sequence ATGGAAATCCATCAGTTGCAGCTGTTGCGTGAGCTCGGCGAGTTGGGCAGCGTCACCGCGGTGGCTGAGACCCTGAAAGTCACCCCGTCCGCGGTGTCCCAGCAGTTGGCGCAACTGCAACGGGGCATCGACGTCCCGCTGACCCGGAAAGAAGGCCGCACCCTGGTTTTGACCGAGGCCGGGAAGGTGCTCGCCGAAGCCGGCGGCAAGGTGATTCAAGCCATGGCCCAGGCCGAGGCCGCGATCGGCGAACATCTCGAGGATCCCCGCGGCACGGTCAGCGTCTGCGCCTTCCACAGTGCCGGCCAAACGCTCTTCGGCCCGTTGATCGAAAAACTCAAGGCCGGGCACGGTCCGTCGCTGGCGCTCGCCGACGAAGACGTCTCAGAACACGATTTCCCGGCGCTCACCGGGCGCTACGACTTGGTGCTGGCGCATCGGATGTCGCACAGCGGGCAATGGGATTCCAGCGGAGTCACCGCCACCACGCTGGCCGAGGAACCGTTCGACGTGGTGCTGCCGACCGGTCACCCCTTGGCCGGACGTGCTGCCTTGCGCCCGCAGGACCTGGCCGGCGAACGTTGGGCCACTTCACGTGCCGGCTACTCCCCCGCGGATGTGCTCAATGCGATTTCGATGGTCACCAGTGCGGAACCGCAGGTGGCGCACCGGGTGAACGACTACAGCACGGTGGCTTCGATCGTGGCCGGCGGCGGGGTCTTGGGACTGCTGCCCCGCTATTTGGCCACTGCGGCCCTGCCGCCCGGAGTCCTGCTCAAGCCGTTGGACGGCATCCGGACCAGGCGGAAAATCGATCTGCTGAGCCGTCCGGAGAACCTGGCCCGGCAATCGGTGCGCGCCGTCGCCGATGCGCTGCACGCCGTGGTCAGCGAATTGGTCGCCGCCCATTGA
- a CDS encoding sulfatase family protein — MPGTRKPNVLLIISDDHGYGDRSATGLCPDVSTPALDRLAADGVDYSDAYVTAPICSPSRSSLIVGVHQKRWGGHWFNDSAMAPETFQTLPERLVEDGYRTGYFGKVHYGHEEPGDRACPEQHGFQEVYYGLAAGQMGRLNYLRHSAQAVADYGPEASWRMAVQPMFEGAGGAVQESELEGFLTEELGRRTREFIAGDGQPEAQPFFAMLAFNAVHNFCWQLPDDELAARGLPALADWSETAGSYLDWYEEAINPNLANGRAYYLAQLELMDRQIGLILDQLDEAGIAEDTLVFYLTDNGGSTCNYGDNAPLRGTKYTLYEGGIRVPFLARWPGGGFSGGRTESGTVSSLDIAPTVLRAAGVPGSGVLDGVDLAEPLPPGREFHWDCGWTWAVRCGDWKLTWTDPDSEAAKMVRLIEHADPGSGYRLHNLAEDLGEQHDVQASRPDIVEDLQRRRRDWVASLEWPDQQVERRD; from the coding sequence ATGCCCGGCACCCGGAAACCCAATGTCCTGCTGATCATCTCCGACGACCATGGCTATGGGGACCGGTCCGCGACCGGGCTGTGCCCCGATGTCAGCACTCCGGCGCTGGATCGTTTGGCTGCCGACGGTGTGGACTACTCGGACGCCTACGTCACCGCGCCGATCTGTTCGCCCTCCCGGTCCAGCCTCATCGTCGGGGTGCATCAGAAACGCTGGGGCGGGCATTGGTTCAACGATTCCGCGATGGCGCCCGAAACCTTCCAGACGCTGCCCGAGCGGCTTGTCGAGGACGGTTACCGCACCGGCTATTTCGGCAAGGTGCATTACGGCCACGAGGAACCGGGAGACCGGGCCTGCCCGGAGCAGCATGGTTTCCAAGAGGTCTACTACGGCTTGGCCGCAGGGCAGATGGGCCGGCTCAATTATCTGCGGCATTCGGCGCAAGCAGTCGCCGATTACGGCCCCGAGGCGTCCTGGCGGATGGCCGTGCAGCCGATGTTCGAGGGAGCCGGCGGTGCCGTCCAGGAAAGCGAACTCGAAGGATTCCTGACCGAGGAGCTCGGCCGGCGCACCCGGGAATTCATCGCCGGGGACGGGCAGCCGGAAGCGCAGCCGTTCTTCGCGATGCTCGCATTCAATGCAGTGCACAACTTCTGCTGGCAGCTTCCCGACGACGAATTGGCGGCCCGGGGCTTGCCTGCGCTGGCGGATTGGTCCGAGACCGCGGGCAGCTATCTCGATTGGTACGAAGAGGCGATCAATCCCAATTTGGCGAACGGCCGGGCCTATTACCTGGCGCAGCTCGAACTCATGGACCGGCAGATCGGCTTGATCCTGGACCAGCTGGACGAGGCGGGCATCGCCGAGGACACCTTGGTGTTCTACCTGACCGACAACGGCGGATCGACCTGCAACTACGGGGACAACGCTCCGTTGCGCGGCACTAAGTACACCTTGTACGAAGGTGGGATCCGGGTGCCGTTCCTGGCGCGCTGGCCCGGCGGCGGGTTCAGCGGCGGGCGGACCGAATCCGGAACCGTCAGCAGTCTGGACATTGCGCCTACGGTGCTGCGGGCCGCGGGGGTGCCGGGCAGCGGAGTGCTCGACGGCGTCGACTTGGCCGAGCCGTTGCCGCCCGGGCGCGAATTTCATTGGGACTGCGGTTGGACCTGGGCGGTGCGTTGCGGCGATTGGAAACTCACCTGGACCGATCCGGACTCCGAAGCCGCGAAGATGGTCCGCCTGATCGAGCATGCCGATCCCGGCAGCGGATACCGGCTGCACAACCTGGCCGAAGATCTGGGCGAGCAGCACGACGTGCAGGCGTCCCGGCCGGATATCGTCGAAGACTTGCAGCGCCGGCGTCGGGACTGGGTGGCAAGCCTCGAGTGGCCAGATCAGCAGGTTGAACGCCGGGATTGA
- a CDS encoding LysE family translocator, whose amino-acid sequence MTLASFFAFLGLCTLLVITPGPDSFLVLRFSLARIGSGLAAALGCSISTLVWALLAGVGLTALLEQSAEIYRGIKLLGAAYLIYLGVSSFLKSRKAAKLPELPEARKVSLRSGFTAGALSTMLNPKVGLFYLAVVPQFLPHDGAALPIALLLGGINGAVGMAYLAILAFAAARMVGWFKKPKVSQMIERSTSGILAALGVGIAVSTVAES is encoded by the coding sequence GTGACGCTCGCATCCTTCTTCGCATTCCTGGGTCTGTGCACGCTTCTGGTGATCACGCCCGGGCCGGATTCCTTCCTAGTGCTCCGCTTTTCGCTCGCCCGGATCGGCTCTGGATTGGCGGCCGCCCTGGGCTGTTCGATCAGCACCCTGGTCTGGGCCTTGCTGGCCGGCGTCGGCCTGACCGCGCTGCTGGAGCAGTCCGCCGAAATCTACCGCGGAATCAAGCTGCTCGGTGCGGCCTATCTGATCTATCTGGGCGTTTCTTCTTTCCTGAAGTCCCGCAAAGCGGCAAAGCTGCCGGAACTCCCCGAGGCCCGCAAGGTCAGCCTCCGCTCCGGCTTCACCGCCGGCGCCCTCTCCACCATGCTGAACCCGAAGGTCGGCTTGTTCTACCTCGCGGTGGTGCCGCAGTTCCTGCCGCACGACGGCGCCGCGCTGCCGATCGCGTTGCTGCTCGGCGGGATCAACGGAGCGGTCGGCATGGCCTACTTGGCGATCCTGGCTTTCGCCGCGGCCAGGATGGTCGGATGGTTCAAAAAGCCCAAGGTCAGCCAGATGATTGAGCGCAGCACCAGCGGGATCCTCGCCGCCTTGGGCGTCGGCATCGCGGTCAGCACCGTCGCCGAGTCCTGA